The following are encoded in a window of Symbiobacterium terraclitae genomic DNA:
- a CDS encoding alpha/beta fold hydrolase: MLRRWLAAIMACLVVLGQAGAAGATEVPAEELIRQSEAPPPQEIGIKSYGPGDRIAESDEEFVADSGYPLDSYIFRSGGPIVFPIAITRYFGPVDGNGRLLHPELIEGQTALLTLRVWDVDQDYAGPDFAPEVDIVSINGHQIGMLTGADGQWSTFTAEIPLEYLRFPDFDPATGVIPAENIIQIDIDTANVGVCECWAVEVDWGRLVIKGVRPAVLVHGFLSSASTWDAWVNDYAPDAGLPVYTFSFDNNHGSWLAHAREEAAHIARAKQLFGVDKLNVVGHSKGGLDTRAYLALGGGDVERLIMLGTPNAGSPLADIVKLAGILWRPVRFISLIGEPALTELTVTYMQLIGNQLVGPNPATEYYTVAGDWTWRGFSNPLIWGPDDGVVAVSSVEALPYTISLGRTSSFHTDMTSNRDEWNLASGQVLRISQAGSTGGGVAVPILSELISHEITGGTQSHEVLVSGTAPVTLGILWGEGDLNLTLTTPSGAEIRAAGAGVEMVENEDETLGLRYILYRLEAPESGTWQLNVTSSESGPVSYLAIGAEEGGPTLSASSDRGIIPAGDAVILTAEIDRAGAAQETLTVTAHIERPDGEVDEVVLEDDGAGTTFAATYTPEVEGYYNVAVAATGNGGLRRFTLTGFQVLSGSDNFTGQFTDTGVDDDWDGLYNRLQIDVEVAIGTPGEYLVTGELNDESGRTLTRAAARVSLGAGQQAVVLDFDGLALGESGFSGDLILTNLALIGPDGSVRDFLAPAAAFSGYDPNQFQRSAIRVLPGITDSAHDLDGDGKYDELRVEIPVDVLRAGYYNINARLMDQQNQEIAWDGIQVYLNAGESTVTLTYPGEAIGQNGVDGPYLVRDFSFYGPAGQLNVYELHSTFPYQAREFAGYVEPAPDRPTFESILAKIDRFEQEGKITPRGIANALRVQVENAQKAWERGQNLVAQIMLRAVVVQLDALSGKLVDAAAAQELINDCEMLIEDLEH, encoded by the coding sequence ATGTTGCGCAGATGGCTGGCTGCGATCATGGCATGCCTGGTCGTCCTCGGCCAGGCTGGCGCCGCCGGCGCCACCGAGGTTCCCGCGGAAGAGCTGATCCGGCAGAGCGAGGCGCCTCCGCCGCAGGAGATCGGCATCAAGTCGTACGGGCCGGGCGACCGCATCGCCGAGTCCGACGAGGAGTTCGTCGCCGACTCCGGCTATCCCCTCGACTCCTACATCTTCCGGAGCGGCGGGCCCATCGTCTTCCCCATTGCGATCACCCGCTATTTCGGGCCCGTGGATGGCAACGGCCGCCTGCTCCACCCGGAACTGATCGAAGGGCAGACGGCGCTGCTCACCCTCCGGGTCTGGGACGTCGACCAGGACTACGCCGGACCGGACTTCGCCCCCGAGGTGGACATCGTCTCCATCAACGGCCACCAGATCGGCATGCTGACCGGCGCCGACGGGCAGTGGTCGACCTTCACGGCCGAGATCCCCCTCGAGTACCTCCGCTTCCCCGACTTTGACCCCGCGACGGGGGTCATCCCCGCCGAGAACATCATCCAGATCGACATCGACACGGCCAATGTCGGCGTGTGCGAGTGCTGGGCCGTCGAGGTGGACTGGGGCCGCCTGGTCATCAAGGGCGTCCGCCCTGCGGTGCTCGTCCACGGCTTCCTGAGCAGCGCCTCCACCTGGGACGCCTGGGTGAACGACTACGCCCCCGACGCGGGCCTGCCGGTCTACACCTTCTCCTTCGACAACAACCACGGCTCCTGGCTCGCGCATGCCCGCGAGGAGGCGGCTCACATCGCCCGGGCCAAGCAGCTGTTCGGCGTGGACAAGCTGAACGTCGTCGGCCACAGCAAGGGCGGCCTGGACACGCGGGCCTACCTGGCCCTCGGCGGCGGTGACGTCGAGCGCCTGATCATGCTGGGCACCCCCAACGCCGGCAGCCCGCTGGCCGACATCGTCAAGCTGGCCGGCATCCTCTGGAGGCCGGTGCGGTTCATCAGCCTCATCGGTGAGCCCGCCCTGACGGAGCTGACCGTCACCTACATGCAGCTCATCGGCAACCAGCTCGTCGGGCCGAACCCGGCCACCGAGTACTACACGGTCGCTGGCGACTGGACGTGGCGCGGCTTCAGCAACCCGCTGATCTGGGGTCCCGACGACGGCGTGGTGGCGGTCAGCAGCGTCGAGGCGCTCCCGTACACCATCTCGCTGGGTCGCACCTCCAGCTTCCACACCGACATGACCTCCAACCGGGACGAGTGGAACCTGGCGTCGGGGCAGGTCCTCCGGATCTCCCAGGCCGGGTCGACGGGAGGCGGCGTTGCGGTCCCGATCCTCTCCGAGCTGATCAGCCATGAGATCACGGGCGGCACGCAGAGCCACGAGGTCCTCGTCTCCGGCACCGCCCCGGTCACCCTCGGCATCCTCTGGGGCGAGGGCGACCTGAACCTCACCCTGACCACGCCGTCGGGCGCGGAGATCCGCGCCGCCGGCGCCGGGGTGGAGATGGTCGAGAACGAGGATGAAACCCTCGGCCTCCGCTACATCCTCTACCGGCTGGAGGCGCCCGAGTCCGGCACCTGGCAGCTCAACGTGACCAGCAGCGAGAGCGGCCCCGTCAGCTACCTTGCGATCGGCGCCGAGGAGGGCGGGCCGACCCTGAGCGCCTCCAGCGACCGCGGCATCATCCCTGCCGGGGACGCTGTGATCCTCACCGCTGAGATCGACCGGGCCGGCGCAGCCCAGGAGACGCTCACCGTGACGGCCCACATTGAGCGGCCCGACGGCGAGGTCGACGAGGTAGTCCTCGAGGACGACGGCGCCGGGACCACCTTCGCGGCCACCTACACGCCCGAGGTGGAGGGCTACTACAACGTAGCGGTGGCGGCCACCGGCAACGGCGGGCTGCGGCGCTTTACCCTCACGGGCTTCCAGGTGCTGAGCGGCTCGGACAACTTCACCGGCCAGTTCACGGACACCGGGGTTGACGACGACTGGGACGGCCTGTACAACCGGCTGCAGATCGACGTCGAAGTCGCGATCGGCACCCCGGGCGAGTACCTGGTCACGGGCGAGCTCAACGACGAGAGCGGCAGGACGCTGACCCGTGCCGCCGCGCGGGTGTCGCTGGGCGCCGGACAGCAGGCGGTCGTGCTGGACTTCGACGGGCTGGCCCTGGGCGAGTCGGGCTTCAGCGGCGACCTGATCCTGACCAACCTGGCCCTGATCGGCCCTGACGGCTCGGTGCGTGACTTCCTCGCCCCGGCCGCGGCCTTCTCCGGGTACGATCCGAACCAGTTCCAGCGCTCGGCCATCCGGGTGCTGCCGGGGATCACGGACTCCGCCCACGACCTGGACGGCGACGGCAAGTACGACGAGCTGCGGGTGGAGATCCCCGTGGACGTGCTCCGGGCCGGCTACTACAACATCAACGCCCGCCTGATGGACCAGCAGAACCAGGAGATCGCCTGGGACGGCATCCAGGTCTACCTGAACGCCGGCGAATCGACGGTGACCCTCACCTATCCGGGCGAGGCCATCGGCCAGAACGGCGTCGACGGCCCCTACCTGGTGCGGGACTTCTCCTTCTACGGCCCCGCCGGGCAGCTGAACGTCTACGAGCTCCACAGCACCTTCCCGTACCAGGCCCGGGAGTTCGCGGGCTACGTCGAGCCCGCACCGGACCGGCCGACGTTCGAGAGCATCCTGGCCAAGATCGATCGCTTCGAGCAGGAGGGCAAGATCACCCCGCGCGGCATCGCCAACGCCCTGCGGGTACAGGTGGAGAACGCCCAGAAGGCCTGGGAGCGGGGCCAGAACCTGGTGGCGCAGATCATGCTGCGGGCCGTCGTTGTCCAGCTCGACGCGCTGAGCGGCAAGCTTGTGGACGCTGCTGCGGCTCAGGAGCTGATCAACGACTGCGAGATGCTGATCGAGGACCTGGAGCACTAG
- a CDS encoding RNA polymerase sigma factor, with product MTKPDIDRREAFAALFSQMAPRLYRTAMGILGNPHDAADALQEAGLKAFRYFGSLADPEAGPAWLTRILVNTCYDVGRRRSRVMPTGLGVVECPGGYTTPETDWALLDALQHLSPEQRTTVVLRFFQDLSIPQIAQVMAVPEGTVKSRLHASMAKLRAVLAASEKEGAQ from the coding sequence GTGACCAAGCCAGACATCGACCGTCGGGAGGCGTTTGCAGCCCTGTTCTCGCAGATGGCGCCGCGCCTCTACCGCACGGCCATGGGCATCCTCGGCAACCCGCACGACGCCGCCGATGCCCTGCAGGAGGCCGGGCTGAAGGCCTTCCGGTACTTCGGCTCGCTGGCAGACCCCGAGGCGGGGCCGGCCTGGCTGACCCGCATCCTGGTCAATACGTGCTACGACGTGGGGCGTCGGCGCTCCCGGGTCATGCCCACGGGCCTGGGGGTGGTAGAGTGCCCCGGCGGATACACTACGCCCGAGACGGACTGGGCGCTGCTGGACGCGCTGCAGCACCTTTCGCCTGAACAGCGCACGACGGTAGTGCTCCGGTTCTTCCAGGACCTGTCCATCCCGCAGATCGCGCAGGTGATGGCCGTGCCGGAGGGAACGGTCAAGTCACGCCTGCACGCCAGCATGGCCAAGCTGCGCGCCGTCCTCGCGGCGTCGGAGAAGGAGGGAGCACAGTGA
- the rpsO gene encoding 30S ribosomal protein S15, translating to MPLTQEQKQAIINEFKTHDGDTGSPEVQVALLTHRINELTEHLRVHKKDHHSRRGLLKMVGQRRALLVYLNKISPERYAKLIDRLNIRNVVR from the coding sequence ATGCCGCTCACTCAGGAACAGAAGCAGGCCATCATCAACGAGTTCAAGACCCACGACGGCGACACCGGCTCGCCCGAGGTCCAGGTCGCGCTGCTGACCCACCGCATCAACGAGCTGACCGAGCACCTGCGGGTACACAAGAAGGACCACCACTCCCGCCGGGGTCTGCTGAAGATGGTCGGCCAGCGCCGCGCGCTGCTGGTCTACCTGAACAAGATCTCGCCGGAGCGCTATGCCAAGCTGATCGATCGCCTGAACATCCGTAACGTCGTCCGCTAG
- a CDS encoding pseudouridine synthase — MGKVRLDRLLGHMGFGSRKELKALFRAGRVTVDGRPVADAGTLVDPATAAVAVDGAPVTFQRHFHVLLHKPSGVITATEDPRQSTVMDVLPEELRRRDLFPVGRLDKDTEGLLLLTTDGTLAHRLLSPRWHQPKRYLAQVDAPLEPADVEAFAAGVALEDGYVTMPGRLEITGPQEGVVTIHEGKYHQVRRMFAARGKRVVYLKRLSMGPLTLGDLPRGAARPLTEEEVAALYESASLPPPEL; from the coding sequence ATGGGCAAGGTGCGGCTCGACAGGCTTCTGGGGCACATGGGTTTCGGCAGCCGGAAGGAGCTGAAGGCGCTCTTCCGGGCCGGGCGGGTGACGGTGGACGGCCGGCCCGTGGCGGACGCCGGTACCCTGGTGGACCCTGCGACCGCGGCGGTGGCGGTGGACGGGGCACCCGTCACCTTCCAGCGCCACTTTCACGTGCTGCTGCACAAGCCGTCGGGCGTGATCACGGCCACCGAGGACCCCCGGCAATCGACCGTGATGGACGTGCTGCCCGAGGAGCTCCGGCGAAGGGACCTCTTCCCCGTGGGGCGCCTCGACAAGGACACCGAGGGGCTGCTCCTGCTGACCACCGACGGCACCCTGGCCCACCGGCTCCTCTCGCCCCGCTGGCACCAGCCGAAGCGCTACCTGGCGCAGGTGGACGCGCCGCTGGAGCCGGCGGATGTCGAGGCGTTCGCGGCTGGGGTCGCACTGGAGGACGGCTACGTGACCATGCCGGGGCGGCTGGAGATCACCGGTCCGCAGGAGGGCGTGGTGACGATTCACGAGGGCAAGTACCACCAGGTGCGCCGGATGTTCGCGGCGCGCGGCAAGCGCGTGGTCTACCTCAAGCGGCTTTCCATGGGGCCGCTGACGCTGGGCGACCTGCCGCGCGGCGCGGCCCGGCCGCTGACGGAGGAAGAGGTGGCGGCGCTCTACGAATCGGCCTCCCTGCCGCCGCCGGAGCTGTGA
- a CDS encoding bifunctional riboflavin kinase/FAD synthetase → MELVTRIADVPLRGTGNIVAIGKWDGIHLAHQAILRALVNEARRVGGQSVAIGFHPLPMAVLRPELAPPMLQTLEERAEVMAALGVDVHLALPFDRAFADLTPEAFVHDVLVGQLGARQVMVGFNNTFGRGGKGTAETMRQLCAPLGIPVHVFQPVRVDGENVSSTEVRFAVAKGRMESAARLLGRPFAIRGTVVSGDQRGRQLGYPTANIRIEPGRLLPAPGVYVARVTLLGEPRPLLPPATVAPRSGPVYGAMLNLGTRPTVGGSELRCEAHLFDFGGDLYGSEVQVDFLQYLRPERAFPGVEALVAQLRADEQAARAWLERNA, encoded by the coding sequence ATGGAACTCGTCACGCGCATCGCGGATGTACCGCTGAGGGGCACGGGGAACATCGTTGCGATCGGCAAGTGGGACGGCATCCACCTGGCCCATCAGGCGATCCTGCGCGCCCTGGTGAACGAGGCCCGCAGGGTCGGCGGCCAGTCGGTGGCCATCGGCTTCCACCCGCTGCCCATGGCGGTGCTGCGCCCCGAGCTGGCCCCGCCCATGCTGCAGACGCTGGAGGAGCGGGCCGAGGTCATGGCTGCGCTCGGCGTGGACGTTCACCTCGCCCTGCCCTTCGACCGCGCATTTGCCGACCTCACCCCCGAGGCCTTCGTCCACGACGTGCTGGTGGGGCAGCTGGGGGCCAGGCAGGTGATGGTGGGGTTCAACAACACCTTCGGGCGCGGCGGCAAGGGCACGGCGGAGACGATGCGGCAGCTCTGCGCGCCCCTGGGGATACCGGTGCACGTCTTCCAGCCGGTGCGGGTGGACGGGGAGAACGTCTCCTCCACCGAGGTGCGCTTTGCCGTGGCCAAGGGGCGCATGGAGTCGGCTGCCCGTCTGCTGGGACGGCCCTTCGCCATCCGGGGCACGGTGGTGTCGGGCGACCAGCGCGGGCGGCAGCTGGGCTACCCCACTGCCAACATCCGGATCGAGCCCGGCCGGCTCCTGCCCGCGCCGGGTGTCTATGTGGCCCGGGTGACGCTCCTCGGCGAGCCCCGGCCGCTGCTGCCGCCAGCCACCGTCGCCCCGCGCAGCGGGCCCGTCTACGGGGCGATGCTCAACCTGGGCACCCGCCCGACCGTCGGCGGCTCGGAGCTGCGCTGCGAGGCGCACCTCTTCGACTTCGGCGGCGACCTGTACGGCAGCGAGGTGCAGGTGGACTTCCTGCAGTACCTGCGCCCCGAGCGTGCCTTCCCGGGCGTGGAGGCGCTGGTGGCGCAGCTGCGGGCGGACGAGCAGGCGGCGCGTGCCTGGCTCGAGCGGAATGCGTGA
- the truB gene encoding tRNA pseudouridine(55) synthase TruB encodes MDGVLNLLKPPGMTSHDVVAFVRRTLGVKKVGHTGTLDPGVAGVLPVCVGKATRLAEYIAGSDKAYRAEITFGVTTSTQDSFGEVLAEADAAHLTRGDVAYALTRFHGPIDQVPPMVSAVKVEGRRLYELAREGVEVERAPRRVTIHKLQLLDFRPGPRPVAYVDVVCSKGTYVRTLAHDLGQYLRVGAHLSYLVRTRSGGFALADAATLEELAAGQARLLPPAAALGGMPRLVITGAAADRLKHGVVPQVRVAEQDGETVALLDADGDLLALAEARGGRLKLLKVFA; translated from the coding sequence ATGGACGGCGTCCTCAACCTGCTCAAGCCACCGGGCATGACGTCGCACGACGTGGTGGCTTTCGTCCGGCGGACGCTGGGCGTGAAGAAGGTGGGGCACACCGGCACGCTGGACCCCGGCGTCGCCGGCGTGCTTCCTGTCTGTGTCGGGAAGGCGACGCGTCTCGCCGAGTACATCGCCGGCAGCGACAAGGCCTACCGGGCCGAGATCACCTTCGGCGTCACCACCAGCACCCAGGACAGCTTCGGGGAGGTGCTGGCCGAGGCCGACGCCGCCCACCTGACCCGGGGGGACGTGGCCTACGCCCTCACCCGGTTTCACGGGCCCATCGACCAGGTGCCGCCGATGGTGAGCGCCGTGAAGGTGGAAGGCCGGCGGCTCTACGAGCTGGCCCGGGAGGGGGTCGAGGTGGAGCGGGCGCCCAGGCGGGTGACCATCCACAAGCTCCAGCTGCTGGACTTCCGGCCGGGGCCGCGCCCGGTGGCCTACGTGGACGTGGTCTGCTCCAAGGGTACCTACGTGCGGACGCTGGCCCACGACCTGGGCCAGTACCTGCGGGTGGGGGCGCACCTCTCCTACCTGGTGCGGACCCGCTCCGGCGGGTTCGCACTGGCCGACGCCGCCACCCTGGAGGAGCTGGCCGCCGGGCAGGCCCGGCTGCTCCCGCCGGCCGCGGCCCTGGGTGGCATGCCGCGGCTGGTGATCACCGGTGCCGCAGCGGATCGCCTGAAGCACGGCGTCGTGCCGCAGGTGCGTGTTGCGGAGCAGGATGGAGAGACCGTTGCGCTGTTGGATGCAGACGGCGATCTGCTCGCCCTGGCCGAGGCCCGGGGGGGCAGGCTGAAGCTATTGAAAGTATTTGCATAA
- a CDS encoding DHH family phosphoesterase — protein sequence MSSLLIDLAAASRMIRDAQRILFFMHVQPDGDSIGSTLGMIRALRQMGKEAVMVGVDPIPPMYHFLPGWDSYRVEWQDVDGEWDLSCFLDCGDLERVGDALPAVQRGRRTLNVDHHATNTAFAEFNYLDFSAAAVGELAYRILREIGAPIDPETALCLYTSLVTDTGGFRYDSTGPSTHRVAADLIELGARPYDVAQAIFETESLPRLALLARALQTLRLDGGGRVAWMVITREMLREAGAQEHDAEGVVNYARSVSGVEVGILFKETPDGRVRVSLRSRKTADVGAVAKGFGGGGHARAAGCTLYTGLDEAVGQVLAAVKAVL from the coding sequence GTGAGTAGCCTGCTGATCGACCTGGCGGCCGCGAGCCGGATGATCCGCGATGCGCAGCGGATCCTCTTCTTCATGCACGTGCAGCCGGACGGCGACTCGATCGGGTCGACGCTGGGCATGATCCGCGCCCTGCGCCAGATGGGCAAGGAGGCGGTCATGGTGGGGGTGGACCCCATCCCGCCCATGTACCACTTCCTCCCGGGCTGGGACAGCTACCGCGTGGAGTGGCAGGACGTGGACGGGGAGTGGGACCTCTCCTGCTTCCTGGACTGCGGCGACCTGGAGCGGGTGGGCGACGCCCTGCCGGCCGTGCAGCGGGGCCGGCGGACCCTGAACGTGGACCATCACGCCACCAACACCGCCTTCGCCGAGTTCAACTACCTGGACTTCTCGGCCGCCGCGGTGGGCGAACTGGCCTACCGCATCCTGCGGGAGATCGGGGCGCCCATCGACCCCGAGACCGCGCTCTGCCTCTACACCTCGCTGGTGACCGACACGGGCGGCTTCCGCTACGACTCCACCGGCCCCTCCACCCACCGGGTGGCGGCCGACCTGATCGAGCTGGGCGCCCGTCCCTACGACGTGGCCCAGGCGATCTTTGAGACGGAGAGCCTCCCCCGGCTCGCCCTGCTCGCCCGCGCCCTGCAGACGCTGCGGCTGGACGGCGGCGGGCGGGTGGCCTGGATGGTGATCACCCGGGAGATGCTGCGTGAGGCCGGCGCACAGGAGCACGACGCCGAGGGCGTGGTCAACTACGCCCGCTCGGTGTCGGGGGTGGAGGTCGGCATCCTGTTCAAGGAGACCCCCGACGGCCGGGTACGGGTCAGCCTGCGCTCCCGCAAGACGGCCGACGTGGGCGCCGTGGCCAAGGGGTTCGGCGGCGGGGGGCACGCCCGCGCCGCCGGCTGCACCCTGTACACGGGCCTGGACGAGGCGGTCGGCCAGGTGCTGGCGGCCGTGAAGGCGGTGCTGTAG
- the rbfA gene encoding 30S ribosome-binding factor RbfA yields the protein MAGNQRAVRVGDQMRDILAELLRDEVKDPRIGFVSIVRVEVSNDLRHAKIFVSVLGNEQQKKESMKGLASATGFLRSEVAKRLQLRYAPELHFELDESIEHGQRIAQLLVQVQDEQKRRAAEEGE from the coding sequence ATGGCAGGGAACCAGCGCGCCGTGCGCGTCGGCGACCAGATGCGCGATATCCTTGCGGAGCTGCTGCGCGACGAGGTGAAGGACCCCCGCATCGGCTTCGTCTCCATCGTCCGGGTGGAGGTATCAAACGATCTCCGCCACGCGAAGATTTTCGTGTCCGTGCTGGGCAACGAACAGCAGAAGAAGGAGTCGATGAAGGGTCTGGCCTCGGCCACCGGCTTCCTGCGCAGCGAGGTGGCCAAGCGGCTGCAGCTGCGCTACGCCCCCGAGCTGCACTTCGAACTGGACGAGTCGATCGAGCACGGACAGCGCATCGCCCAGCTGTTGGTCCAGGTTCAGGACGAGCAGAAGCGACGCGCCGCGGAAGAGGGTGAGTAG